A window of the Neofelis nebulosa isolate mNeoNeb1 chromosome 13, mNeoNeb1.pri, whole genome shotgun sequence genome harbors these coding sequences:
- the EGR2 gene encoding E3 SUMO-protein ligase EGR2 isoform X1 → MRVGLPSEASSCRWSARGPRDRPERRRSGLAHVLSDNIYPVEDLAATSVTIFPNAELGGPFDQMNGVAGDGMINIDMTGEKRSLDLPYPSSFAPVSAPRNQTFTYMGKFSIDPQYPGASCYPEGIINIVSAGILQGVTSPASTTASSSVTSASPNPLATGPLGVCTMSQTQPDLDHLYSPPPPPPPYSGCAGDLYQDPSAFLSAATTSTSSSLAYPPPPSYPSPKPATDPGLFPMIPDYPGFFPSQCQRDLHGTAGPDRKPFPCPLDSLRVPPPLTPLSTIRNFTLAGPSAGAAGPGASGGSEGPRLPGSSSAAAAAAAYNPHHLPLRPILRPRKYPNRPSKTPVHERPYPCPAEGCDRRFSRSDELTRHIRIHTGHKPFQCRICMRNFSRSDHLTTHIRTHTGEKPFACDYCGRKFARSDERKRHTKIHLRQKERKSSAPSSSVPAASAASCTGGTQAGGALCSSNSGTMGGGSLAPCSSRTRTP, encoded by the exons CTGTCTGACAACATCTACCCGGTGGAGGACCTCGCCGCCACGTCGGTGACCATCTTCCCCAATGCCGAACTGGGAGGCCCCTTTGATCAGATGAACGGAGTGGCCGGAG atGGCATGATCAACATTGACATGACTGGAGAGAAGAGATCCTTGGATCTCCCATATCCTAGCAGCTTTGCTCCTGTCTCTGCACCTAGAAACCAGACCTTCACGTACATGGGCAAGTTCTCCATTGACCCCCAGTACCCTGGTGCCAGCTGCTACCCAGAAGGCATCATCAATATTGTGAGTGCAGGCATCTTGCAAGGGGTTACCTCCCCAGCTTCGACCACAGCCTCGTCCAGCGTCACCTCTGCCTCCCCCAACCCACTGGCCACAGGACCCCTGGGTGTGTGCACCATGTCTCAGACCCAGCCTGACCTGGACCACCTCTACTCTCCACCGCCACCACCTCCTCCTTACTCTGGCTGCGCAGGAGACCTCTACCAGGACCCCTCGGCATTCCTGTCAGCAGCCACCACCTCCACATCCTCCTCCCTGGCCTACCCACCGCCTCCTTCCTACCCCTCCCCTAAGCCAGCCACGGACCCGGGTCTCTTTCCCATGATCCCGGACTATCCTGGATTCTTCCCATCACAGTGCCAGAGAGACCTACATGGTACAGCTGGCCCAGACCGCAAACCCTTTCCCTGCCCCCTGGACTCCTTGCgagtccctcctccactcactccgCTCTCCACCATTCGCAACTTTACCCTGGCCGGTCCCAGTGCTGGGGCCGCGGGGCCAGGGGCCAGTGGAGGCAGTGAGGGACCCCGGCTGCCTGGCAGCAGCTCGGCAGCAGCCGCTGCTGCCGCCTATAACCCGCACCACCTGCCGCTGCGGCCCATTCTGAGGCCTCGCAAGTACCCCAACAGGCCTAGCAAGACCCCAGTGCATGAGAGGCCCTACCCGTGCCCAGCAGAAGGCTGTGACCGGCGCTTCTCCCGCTCTGATGAGCTGACCAGACACATCCGCATCCACACGGGACACAAACCCTTCCAGTGTCGGATTTGCATGCGCAACTTCAGCCGCAGTGACCATCTCACTACCCACATCCGCACTCACACTGGCGAGAAGCCCTTTGCCTGTGACTACTGCGGCCGCAAGTTCGCCCGGAGTGATGAGAGGAAGCGCCACACCAAGATCCACCTGAGACAGAAGGAGCGCAAAAGCAGTGCGCCTTCCTCATCCGTGCCAGCTGCCTCCGCAGCCTCTTGCACTGGAGGCACGCAGGCTGGGGGGGCCCTGTGCAGCAGCAACAGTGGCACTATGGGCGGCGGGTCCCTGGCCCCTTGCTCCTCTCGGACCCGGACACCTTGA
- the EGR2 gene encoding E3 SUMO-protein ligase EGR2 isoform X2: protein MNGVAGDGMINIDMTGEKRSLDLPYPSSFAPVSAPRNQTFTYMGKFSIDPQYPGASCYPEGIINIVSAGILQGVTSPASTTASSSVTSASPNPLATGPLGVCTMSQTQPDLDHLYSPPPPPPPYSGCAGDLYQDPSAFLSAATTSTSSSLAYPPPPSYPSPKPATDPGLFPMIPDYPGFFPSQCQRDLHGTAGPDRKPFPCPLDSLRVPPPLTPLSTIRNFTLAGPSAGAAGPGASGGSEGPRLPGSSSAAAAAAAYNPHHLPLRPILRPRKYPNRPSKTPVHERPYPCPAEGCDRRFSRSDELTRHIRIHTGHKPFQCRICMRNFSRSDHLTTHIRTHTGEKPFACDYCGRKFARSDERKRHTKIHLRQKERKSSAPSSSVPAASAASCTGGTQAGGALCSSNSGTMGGGSLAPCSSRTRTP from the exons ATGAACGGAGTGGCCGGAG atGGCATGATCAACATTGACATGACTGGAGAGAAGAGATCCTTGGATCTCCCATATCCTAGCAGCTTTGCTCCTGTCTCTGCACCTAGAAACCAGACCTTCACGTACATGGGCAAGTTCTCCATTGACCCCCAGTACCCTGGTGCCAGCTGCTACCCAGAAGGCATCATCAATATTGTGAGTGCAGGCATCTTGCAAGGGGTTACCTCCCCAGCTTCGACCACAGCCTCGTCCAGCGTCACCTCTGCCTCCCCCAACCCACTGGCCACAGGACCCCTGGGTGTGTGCACCATGTCTCAGACCCAGCCTGACCTGGACCACCTCTACTCTCCACCGCCACCACCTCCTCCTTACTCTGGCTGCGCAGGAGACCTCTACCAGGACCCCTCGGCATTCCTGTCAGCAGCCACCACCTCCACATCCTCCTCCCTGGCCTACCCACCGCCTCCTTCCTACCCCTCCCCTAAGCCAGCCACGGACCCGGGTCTCTTTCCCATGATCCCGGACTATCCTGGATTCTTCCCATCACAGTGCCAGAGAGACCTACATGGTACAGCTGGCCCAGACCGCAAACCCTTTCCCTGCCCCCTGGACTCCTTGCgagtccctcctccactcactccgCTCTCCACCATTCGCAACTTTACCCTGGCCGGTCCCAGTGCTGGGGCCGCGGGGCCAGGGGCCAGTGGAGGCAGTGAGGGACCCCGGCTGCCTGGCAGCAGCTCGGCAGCAGCCGCTGCTGCCGCCTATAACCCGCACCACCTGCCGCTGCGGCCCATTCTGAGGCCTCGCAAGTACCCCAACAGGCCTAGCAAGACCCCAGTGCATGAGAGGCCCTACCCGTGCCCAGCAGAAGGCTGTGACCGGCGCTTCTCCCGCTCTGATGAGCTGACCAGACACATCCGCATCCACACGGGACACAAACCCTTCCAGTGTCGGATTTGCATGCGCAACTTCAGCCGCAGTGACCATCTCACTACCCACATCCGCACTCACACTGGCGAGAAGCCCTTTGCCTGTGACTACTGCGGCCGCAAGTTCGCCCGGAGTGATGAGAGGAAGCGCCACACCAAGATCCACCTGAGACAGAAGGAGCGCAAAAGCAGTGCGCCTTCCTCATCCGTGCCAGCTGCCTCCGCAGCCTCTTGCACTGGAGGCACGCAGGCTGGGGGGGCCCTGTGCAGCAGCAACAGTGGCACTATGGGCGGCGGGTCCCTGGCCCCTTGCTCCTCTCGGACCCGGACACCTTGA